Proteins encoded within one genomic window of Prunus dulcis unplaced genomic scaffold, ALMONDv2, whole genome shotgun sequence:
- the LOC117612409 gene encoding uncharacterized protein LOC117612409 produces MWRWILFGIGFVFGIPFGRWYLQKLRIVPFKQLLSSFCDDETMPATTSPLLSSFHSYDFPFSLSSGSLWLAFSQPLCGWLSLNLSVAGKNSNFLPLFLTVRFR; encoded by the exons ATGTGGAGGTGGATCTTATTTGGGATAGGCTTCGTTTTTGGGATTCCCTTTGGCCGTTGGTATCTTCAGAAGTTAAGGATTGTTCCTTTCAAG CAGCTCCTCTCCTCCTTCTGTGACGACGAGACGATGCCGGCGACCAcatctcctctcctctcaa gtTTTCATAGTTATGATTTCCCTTTCTCACTCTCATCTGGATCTCTATGGCTGGCTTTCTCTCAACCTCTCTGTGGCTGGCTTTCTCTCAACCTCTCTGTGGCAGGGAAGAACTCTAattttctccctctctttctaaCTGTGCGATTTAGATGA